Below is a window of Chryseobacterium indicum DNA.
TTTTATTTAAAATTTAATTAACAGATAGTTACGGTTTATCAACAATTGCAACACGAACATTCCTATTCCAGTGAAAATCTTTGATATTATTTTTAAGTTCTTCCAGATTATTTATTAATACAAATGGGTATTGTTAAAATAAGCAGTGGCTCCAGCATCATTATCTACAATTTTTGACTTTACTATATAATAATATGTATATAGAACAAGGTTATTAAATTGGTGCCACAAATTGGAATGCAAAAACTACCACATTTAAATTCATTCTAAAAATATCAAAGATAAGTATCATCAATCATGAAACCGCATTTTCGGCACAATATTTACTTAATTTTGTTTCAGAAAAATAAACTACAATATAGATATGAAAAACGCCAACATTATCGGTCTTAAAGAAACCGACTGCAAAAAGATTTCAGAAAAATTAAATATTCTTTTAGCTAACTATTCCGTATTTTATCAGAATACAAGAGGCTCTCACTGGAATATTAAAGGAGATCAGTTTTTTACACTTCACCCTAAATTTGAGGAACTATACAACAGTCTTGTTTTAAAGATTGATGAAATTGCAGAAAGAATTTTAACGTTAGGTGCTACACCTGCTCATAATTATTCAGATTACCTGAAAGTATCAACCATAAAAGAAAGCGTGGAAGTAAGCGATGCTACAAAAAGTGTTGAAAACATCTTAAATTCATTCAAAGTGGTAATTGATCTTCAGAGAGAACTTTTGGATATGACGGAAAAAGCAGGAGACGAAGGTACCAACTCGCAAATGAGCGATTATATTACAGAACAGGAAAAAGAAGTTTGGATGTACAACTCCTATCTTGGAAAGTAAAGAAAGAAAAAATATCCGGAAAATTTAAAAAAATCACCTTACATTTAGGTGATTTTATTTTTAACAACTATATTTGCGTATAAATTACACAATCATGCACAACGTACGATTAAACTCTATCCTAGATAACGACTTTTATAAAATAACCATGCAGAATGCGGTAGTAAAATTATTCCCAGGTTCTGTGGTAAAATATGAATTCATCAACCGTGGAAAACATCAGTTTCCGGAAGGTTTTGATGCTGCTTTAAGAGAAGCCGTTGATAAGATGGCAGAACTGAAGCTTACGAAAGACGAAAAAAAATTCATGGCAAAAACCTGCCCTTACATTGATCTCCCCTATCTTGATTTCCTGGAAGGCTATCATTACGATCCGTCCGAGGTTAAAATTCATCAGGAAGGAAACGATCTTTCCGTAACCGTTGAAGGACTATGGTACAGAACGATACTTTGGGAAGTCCCATTATTGGCGCTTATCAGCGAGCTTCACTACGAAATGAACCACATGGAAAGAGACTCCAATGGAGTGGTGATGAACAAAACGCTGGAAAAAGCAGAAACTCTGGCAAAACTGGGCGTTAATTTCGCGGAATTCGGAACCCGCAGAAGACATTCCCATAAAGTTCAGAATCTGGTTATGGAGGCTTTAACACAGAAGAAAAATTCTACATTTATTGGTTCATCCAATGTACATTTCGCCATGAAATACAATGTAAAACCTATCGGAACCCATGCTCATGAATGGTTTATGTTCCACGCAGCAGAATATGGTTTCAAAATGGCAAACGAACTGGCTCTGGAACACTGGGTAGATGTTTACCGTGGAGATTTGGGAGTTGCCCTTTCAGATACCTACACAACGGATGTTTTCTTTCAGCAATTTGATAAAAAGTTTGCAAAACTCTTCGATGGTGTTCGTCACGATAGCGGCGATCCTCTGGAATTCGCGGATAAAACCATTGCCCATTATGAAAGACACGGCATTAATCCGCTATTCAAATATATTATTTTTTCAGATGGTTTAAATCTTGAAAAAGTAGAAGAAATCACCAATTACTGCAAAGGAAAAATCGGAGTTTCTTTCGG
It encodes the following:
- a CDS encoding Dps family protein, whose protein sequence is MKNANIIGLKETDCKKISEKLNILLANYSVFYQNTRGSHWNIKGDQFFTLHPKFEELYNSLVLKIDEIAERILTLGATPAHNYSDYLKVSTIKESVEVSDATKSVENILNSFKVVIDLQRELLDMTEKAGDEGTNSQMSDYITEQEKEVWMYNSYLGK
- the pncB gene encoding nicotinate phosphoribosyltransferase, coding for MHNVRLNSILDNDFYKITMQNAVVKLFPGSVVKYEFINRGKHQFPEGFDAALREAVDKMAELKLTKDEKKFMAKTCPYIDLPYLDFLEGYHYDPSEVKIHQEGNDLSVTVEGLWYRTILWEVPLLALISELHYEMNHMERDSNGVVMNKTLEKAETLAKLGVNFAEFGTRRRHSHKVQNLVMEALTQKKNSTFIGSSNVHFAMKYNVKPIGTHAHEWFMFHAAEYGFKMANELALEHWVDVYRGDLGVALSDTYTTDVFFQQFDKKFAKLFDGVRHDSGDPLEFADKTIAHYERHGINPLFKYIIFSDGLNLEKVEEITNYCKGKIGVSFGIGTNLTNDVGLKPMNIVMKLIGVQAPNKEWIPTVKLSDEHGKYTGDPKMIELAKEFLRIKE